The proteins below come from a single Halothiobacillus neapolitanus c2 genomic window:
- a CDS encoding glutathione peroxidase: MKRRQFLQTCALGAVSFSLPTWAASCPLLNQTVRTLDDDKEVNLCATYGGQVVLVVNTASYCGFTPQFKGLEKLYADYQSQGFAVLGFPSNDFAQDPKDEKQIKDFCEMTYGVKFPMFAKTRVRKDDADPLFKTLATAAGGDYPSWNFHKYLIGRDGKLFGSYGSTTTPAALQPIIEKALAAHA; this comes from the coding sequence ATGAAACGACGTCAATTCCTGCAAACCTGCGCACTCGGCGCGGTCAGTTTCTCGTTGCCGACCTGGGCTGCTTCCTGCCCGCTGCTGAATCAAACGGTGCGAACCCTGGATGACGATAAAGAAGTCAATTTGTGCGCCACCTACGGTGGACAGGTGGTGTTGGTGGTGAACACGGCCTCTTATTGCGGGTTCACGCCACAATTCAAGGGGTTGGAGAAGCTCTACGCAGACTACCAATCGCAGGGCTTTGCCGTGTTGGGCTTTCCATCGAATGACTTTGCGCAAGATCCCAAGGATGAAAAGCAGATCAAGGATTTCTGCGAAATGACCTACGGGGTCAAGTTCCCGATGTTTGCTAAAACCCGTGTGCGAAAAGACGATGCAGACCCTTTGTTCAAAACCCTTGCTACCGCCGCTGGCGGCGATTATCCCTCATGGAACTTTCATAAATACCTGATCGGGCGCGATGGCAAACTGTTCGGCAGCTATGGCTCGACCACGACGCCAGCCGCACTGCAACCGATCATCGAAAAAGCCCTGGCAGCCCATGCGTGA
- a CDS encoding DUF2237 family protein codes for MRDVFRTRLARAALGIFGICILMGANRAMSAEPIIQPIDPPDLNSSAAYEQNLYGRPLQACSKDLHAGADRSGYCRLSIADLGVHGVCAQMTEAFLSYTLSQGNDLITPRPDFRFPGLKPGDFWCVCAGRWQQALDAGVAPPVNPEATSYGVLATLFASDLNRHLIRPSQVPPSGEPKQ; via the coding sequence ATGCGTGATGTGTTTCGAACACGTCTGGCCCGAGCGGCCTTGGGCATTTTTGGCATCTGTATTTTGATGGGAGCGAATCGTGCCATGAGTGCCGAACCGATCATCCAACCGATTGACCCACCCGACCTGAACTCGTCGGCGGCTTATGAACAGAACCTCTACGGCCGACCTTTGCAGGCGTGTTCTAAAGACTTGCACGCCGGCGCGGACCGCAGCGGCTATTGCCGGCTCTCAATTGCTGATTTGGGCGTGCACGGGGTGTGTGCTCAAATGACCGAGGCCTTTCTGAGTTATACCTTAAGCCAAGGCAACGATCTGATTACACCCCGACCCGATTTTCGATTTCCTGGCCTGAAACCCGGCGATTTCTGGTGCGTGTGCGCGGGTCGTTGGCAACAGGCATTGGATGCGGGCGTCGCGCCGCCCGTGAATCCTGAAGCAACAAGCTATGGCGTGCTGGCCACCCTGTTCGCCAGCGATTTGAATCGCCATTTGATTCGGCCATCGCAAGTGCCACCCTCCGGTGAACCGAAACAATAG
- a CDS encoding exonuclease domain-containing protein, translating into MNAVEVADRLRAFIAQLGQPLACLDIETTGSHTERDRITEIGIVTLHPDGTQSNWSCLIHPGCAIPARITTLTGITNEMVADQPVFAHRAQALLERLENHIVIAHNARFDLGFLKQAFRREGIRFNPSVLCSVKLSRQMFPAERRHNLDSVMQRMGLSCAARHRALGDAAVVADFITTLACTRAEELLAACRAQRQRPSLPPHLAPERIDEIPDTPGVYLMYGDGALPLYIGKSIHLRRRVLDHFRNDHREQKEMRLAQAVQHIDWIETPGELSALLLESRLIKTLSPLFNRKLRRTRDLCTWHWVFGNVQPPRLLRGDDVIPGSCYGPFRHATQAKQVLRELAAKHGLCDIRLGLQSGSGPCFAHQIKRCRGVCVGQESPMQHDLRLATALEELRIKQWPYDGPVVLHESDDHTGASWHVIDQWVHWGTAHNEAELDAVLEHPRPNFDRDTYLILLRHLDPARVTPLSSRSDRPIRLIEA; encoded by the coding sequence ATGAACGCGGTGGAGGTCGCCGACCGGCTTCGTGCGTTCATCGCCCAGTTGGGTCAGCCTCTGGCCTGTTTGGATATTGAGACCACCGGCAGCCATACCGAGCGCGATCGCATCACCGAAATCGGCATCGTGACCCTGCATCCCGACGGCACGCAAAGCAACTGGTCCTGCCTGATCCATCCGGGCTGTGCCATTCCCGCCCGCATCACGACGCTAACGGGCATCACGAACGAGATGGTTGCCGATCAGCCGGTGTTCGCTCATCGGGCGCAGGCATTGCTGGAACGGCTCGAAAACCACATCGTGATCGCACACAATGCCCGATTCGATCTGGGCTTTTTGAAGCAAGCGTTCCGGCGAGAGGGCATCCGGTTCAATCCGTCGGTGTTATGCAGCGTCAAATTATCGCGTCAGATGTTCCCCGCCGAACGGCGACACAATCTTGATTCGGTCATGCAGCGGATGGGGCTCTCCTGCGCTGCACGTCATCGTGCATTGGGCGATGCGGCAGTGGTGGCGGATTTCATCACGACGCTGGCCTGCACACGAGCCGAGGAGTTGCTGGCGGCTTGTCGGGCGCAGCGCCAACGCCCCAGTTTGCCGCCCCATCTTGCGCCCGAGCGGATCGACGAAATTCCGGACACGCCCGGCGTGTACCTGATGTACGGGGATGGCGCATTACCGCTTTATATCGGCAAGAGCATTCATCTGCGGCGACGGGTACTGGATCATTTTCGAAACGACCATCGCGAACAGAAGGAAATGCGGCTTGCGCAAGCGGTGCAACATATCGATTGGATCGAGACGCCGGGGGAGTTGTCTGCCCTGTTGCTCGAATCGCGCCTGATCAAGACGCTCAGCCCCCTATTCAACCGCAAACTCAGGCGAACGCGCGATTTATGCACTTGGCACTGGGTATTCGGTAACGTTCAACCGCCGCGTTTGTTGCGTGGGGATGATGTGATTCCCGGGAGCTGCTATGGGCCGTTTCGTCACGCGACCCAGGCCAAACAGGTGCTGCGCGAACTGGCCGCAAAGCACGGTCTCTGCGATATCCGGCTGGGTTTGCAGTCGGGTTCTGGCCCGTGTTTTGCCCATCAAATCAAACGGTGCCGCGGCGTCTGCGTTGGGCAGGAAAGTCCGATGCAGCACGACTTGCGTCTGGCAACTGCCCTTGAAGAGCTCCGTATCAAACAATGGCCTTATGACGGTCCGGTGGTTTTGCACGAATCGGATGACCATACGGGCGCCTCATGGCACGTGATTGATCAATGGGTTCATTGGGGAACGGCGCATAACGAGGCTGAGCTGGACGCGGTGCTTGAACACCCGCGACCGAATTTTGATCGCGATACCTATCTGATTTTGTTGCGCCACCTAGACCCGGCTCGTGTAACGCCTCTGTCGTCACGTTCTGATCGGCCCATTCGACTGATCGAGGCGTGA